The following proteins come from a genomic window of Hoplias malabaricus isolate fHopMal1 chromosome 15, fHopMal1.hap1, whole genome shotgun sequence:
- the cd8b gene encoding uncharacterized protein cd8b has translation MTLCHTWTFLCLLGTTFAVKVLFPKIGGSETLSCECPDHQCQKVFWYRFLPDTKGLEFLVHSTSANSAQVYGPGINRTRFHPSVNEISSKITYSLRISSLQSEESGLYTCIFNHQKYISPTPAGYYIRPGEHPPTSPAPTVKIIKKKKPYVCPSNVQPVKGCKPLILWPSVGVLLTLAVVLIYILYYFSRLPKKCRHRFVKKLQL, from the exons ATGACCCTCTGTCACACCTGGACGTTCCTGTGTCTTTTAGGCACAA CGTTTGCAGTAAAGGTCCTCTTTCCCAAGATTGGCGGCTCGGAGACCCTGTCCTGTGAGTGTCCAGACCACCAGTGTCAGAAGGTGTTCTGGTACCGTTTCTTACCGGACACTAAGGGTCTGGAGTTCCTGGTGCACTCCACCAGTGCAAACTCTGCACAAGTGTACGGACCAGGCATCAACAGAACTCGCTTCCACCCTTCGGTGAATGAGATTTCCAGCAAGATCACCTACTCCCTGCGCATCAGCAGCCTGCAGAGTGAAGAGTCGGGCCTCTACACCTGCATCTTCAACCACCAAAAATACATAAGCCCCACTCCAGCAGGATACTACATCAGACCTGGAG AACACCCACCTACTTCACCAGCTCCAACTGTGAAGATCATTAAGAAGAAAAAACCTTATGTCTGCCCTTCTAACGTTCAGCCCGTTAAAG GCTGTAAACCACTGATTCTCTGGCCAAGTGTTGGTGTTCTTCTGACTTTGGCAGTGGTCCTGATCTACATTTTATATTACTTTAGCA GACTACCAAAGAAGTGCCGACATCGATTCGTCAA aaagctGCAGCTGTAA